One genomic window of Oncorhynchus clarkii lewisi isolate Uvic-CL-2024 chromosome 5, UVic_Ocla_1.0, whole genome shotgun sequence includes the following:
- the LOC139409663 gene encoding collagen alpha-2(V) chain-like translates to MPFSPGLAVDYYSFQLVAIEDAIEDASKSSEAVANGLFGEKGLKGFEGFPGQPGTRGLPGAPGLPGLPGPSVNMTLTQLKDLQYLSDKPNYPLIQTLLDSLHQDLRLLVDPPDGSKEHPSTTCMELWLCHPDYASGMYYIDPNQGSPNDALLVYCNFSGTPAQTCLHPRDAQMTMKAWLKDSETNSSFQWLSKQEQGFQFYYPGANVVQMRFLRLQSCKAVQRIIYSCHPGHRLGHTDREVKFLADTRRQSFLGALKDCMPGEEVDSLEPRESVFEFEDLNLLPVRDVAVFGGGNFTHEFGFTIGPICFS, encoded by the exons ATGCCATTCTCTCCGGGTTTAGCTGTAGATTATTACTCTTTTCAACTTGTGGCCATTGAAGACGCCATTGAAGACGCCTCTAAAAGCAGTGAAGCTGTGGCTAAT GGTTTGTTTGGCGAGAAG GGTTTGAAAGGCTTTGAGGGATTTCCTGGGCAACCTGGGACAAGGGGCCTGCCG GGGGCACCTGGCCTCCCAGGACTTCCAGGACCCTCAGTAAACATGACCCTTACTCAACTCAAG GACCTTCAGTACCTGTCAGATAAGCCCAACTACCCCCTGATCCAGACCCTGCTGGACTCTCTGCACCAGGACCTGAGGCTGCTGGTAGACCCCCCTGATGGCAGCAAGGAGCACCCTTCCACCACCTGCATGGAGCTGTGGCTCTGCCACCCCGACTACGCCAGCG GGATGTATTATATTGACCCCAACCAGGGCAGCCCCAATGATGCTCTCCTAGTCTACTGCAACTTCTCTGGCACACCCGCACAGACCTGCCTTCACCCCCGAGACGCCCAG atgaccatgaaggcctggctAAAGGATTCAGAGACAAACAGCTCGTTCCAATGGCTCAGCAAGCAGGAACAAGGATTTCAG TTCTATTACCCAGGGGCCAATGTGGTTCAGATGCGTTTCCTGAGGTTGCAGAGTTGTAAAGCCGTGCAAAGGATCATCTACTCATGCCACCCGGGACACAGGCTGggtcacacagacagagaggtcaaGTTCCTGGCAGACACAAGGAGGCAGAGTTTCTTGGGAGCACTTAAAGACTGTATG CCTGGAGAAGAGGTGGATTCGCTGGAGCCGCGGGAGTCTGTGTTTGAATTTGAGGACCTCAACCTGCTTCCTGTGAGAGATGTGGCTGTCTTCGGGGGTGGAAACTTCACACATGAATTTGGCTTCACCATCGGGCCCATCTGTTtcagctag